A genomic segment from Chitinophaga flava encodes:
- a CDS encoding glutamate--tRNA ligase family protein, producing MYQKYHRTRIAPTPSGYLHLGNVLSFALTATLARRHEARILLRIDDLDQPRVRPEYVQDIFDTLDYLEIPWQEGPRNTQEFVRDYSQLHRVEVYRQALESLKEQGRLFACNCSRSGLQAKNAAYNGGCQIRTLPWDSQDVCWRVYTDDHQPLSLKTYGGVLAASLPSDQQYFVVRKKDGHAAYQLASLVDDDYFKVDLIVRGEDLWASTLAQLHLARLAGIHRFADATFFHHTLLMEGPQKKLSKSEGATSVRYLRKEGKTRSQIYTLIANMLGVEAPVTGWEELGNILLDRQLAFRQ from the coding sequence ATGTATCAGAAATATCATAGAACCCGTATTGCGCCTACTCCCAGCGGTTATCTGCATCTGGGAAATGTACTTTCTTTTGCGCTCACTGCCACCCTGGCTCGCCGTCATGAGGCGCGGATACTGCTTCGGATTGATGATCTGGACCAGCCAAGGGTTCGCCCTGAATATGTACAGGATATCTTTGACACGCTGGATTATCTGGAAATACCCTGGCAGGAAGGCCCTCGTAATACGCAGGAGTTTGTGCGGGATTATTCACAGCTGCATCGGGTGGAAGTATACCGGCAGGCATTGGAATCTTTGAAAGAGCAGGGCAGGCTCTTTGCGTGCAACTGCTCCCGGTCTGGTTTACAGGCAAAAAATGCGGCATATAACGGAGGCTGTCAGATAAGGACTTTACCCTGGGATAGCCAGGATGTTTGCTGGCGGGTATATACAGATGATCATCAGCCATTATCACTGAAGACTTATGGCGGCGTATTGGCTGCTAGCCTGCCATCAGACCAGCAATATTTTGTGGTGCGGAAAAAAGACGGTCATGCAGCCTATCAACTGGCTTCCTTAGTAGATGATGATTATTTTAAAGTGGATCTGATTGTGAGAGGAGAAGACCTCTGGGCTTCTACGCTGGCCCAGCTGCATCTGGCCAGACTGGCAGGTATCCACCGCTTTGCCGACGCTACTTTTTTTCATCATACCCTGCTCATGGAAGGCCCCCAAAAGAAACTGTCAAAGTCGGAAGGTGCTACTTCTGTACGTTATCTCAGGAAAGAAGGAAAAACCAGAAGCCAGATTTATACCCTCATTGCAAATATGTTGGGGGTGGAAGCACCAGTGACCGGTTGGGAAGAATTGGGTAATATCCTGTTGGACCGGCAGCTGGCTTTCCGGCAGTAA
- a CDS encoding dihydrofolate reductase family protein: MNKLILETQISIDGFIADKNGGTDWMIWNWGPAWNWDEDLQLYHTNLNKSASRIIISSQMAKEGFNAHWHDVASRQNDKQYNFAHHIDNASKYVISTTLTKDVEIPGGWSKTDILNGDLKDSITTLKKSEAGDIIVYGGATLVSNLINEDLIDEYHLIVNPVALGSGLSIFKKSKHLKLIKSTSFSCGVIVNQYSK; encoded by the coding sequence ATGAACAAACTCATTCTGGAAACTCAGATCAGTATAGACGGTTTTATAGCAGATAAAAATGGTGGTACAGATTGGATGATCTGGAACTGGGGGCCAGCATGGAATTGGGATGAAGATTTACAATTGTATCATACCAATCTGAATAAATCCGCCAGTAGAATTATTATCAGCAGCCAAATGGCAAAGGAAGGTTTTAATGCACATTGGCATGATGTTGCTTCTAGACAAAATGATAAGCAGTACAATTTTGCCCATCATATCGATAATGCTTCTAAGTATGTAATTTCAACTACTTTGACTAAAGATGTTGAAATACCTGGAGGGTGGAGTAAGACCGATATTTTAAATGGTGATTTAAAGGATAGCATCACGACATTGAAAAAATCTGAAGCCGGTGATATAATTGTCTATGGCGGTGCAACACTTGTTTCTAACCTGATAAATGAAGATCTGATTGATGAGTACCATTTAATTGTAAACCCTGTTGCCCTGGGAAGCGGTTTATCCATTTTTAAAAAATCGAAACATTTAAAACTGATAAAATCCACCTCATTTTCATGTGGAGTTATTGTTAATCAATATTCTAAATGA
- a CDS encoding LytR/AlgR family response regulator transcription factor, whose amino-acid sequence MINCIVVDDEPLARQLIISYIDQIADLHCLGCYNTAMEAFAVMQSQSVELMFLDIDMPGINGMNFVKSIRNSPKVIFITAHAEFAVDAFEQEAVDYLVKPVSFDRFLKSVQKIVQPGRVNHEERDTLQTSSIFLKVDKRLIKVDFSEIRYIEALGDYLKVHTTGGTIVSYITIGKIESLLPTSKFIRIHRSTIINSSFIQYLEGNFMVVDGIKLSVGLTYKEALIRRLS is encoded by the coding sequence ATGATCAACTGTATTGTAGTCGATGACGAACCCCTGGCGAGGCAGCTGATTATTTCTTATATAGATCAGATAGCTGACCTGCATTGCCTGGGCTGTTATAATACCGCAATGGAGGCCTTTGCTGTAATGCAAAGCCAGTCGGTAGAGTTGATGTTTTTGGATATCGACATGCCTGGCATCAATGGGATGAATTTTGTCAAATCAATCAGGAATTCGCCTAAAGTGATATTTATTACAGCTCATGCTGAATTCGCCGTAGATGCCTTTGAACAGGAGGCGGTTGACTATCTTGTAAAACCTGTTTCCTTCGATCGGTTCTTAAAATCGGTTCAAAAAATTGTACAGCCGGGCAGGGTAAACCATGAGGAAAGAGATACATTGCAAACATCAAGTATCTTCCTTAAAGTTGACAAGCGTTTGATAAAAGTGGACTTTTCAGAAATCCGCTACATAGAGGCATTGGGGGATTACTTAAAGGTTCATACAACGGGTGGTACTATTGTGAGCTATATAACCATTGGGAAAATCGAGTCCTTGCTTCCTACATCAAAATTCATAAGAATACATCGGTCCACTATCATAAATTCCAGTTTTATCCAATATCTGGAAGGGAATTTCATGGTAGTGGATGGCATAAAGCTCTCCGTTGGACTTACCTATAAAGAAGCCTTGATAAGAAGATTATCCTGA
- a CDS encoding mechanosensitive ion channel family protein: MGIAGNAQPGKDSVAAAAPGPVKLSADSLLIRMEELHNTLNRINDITSRGFDTRGMEGELPEIKSNLQTIEDNLRLYNKVLNIRNLQMFRVLLADMREHLDDWRSRLFDYNKELMRMNAEMMAFTKDSFVKQIKADTTFRKFYLPELKELKGKWVEAQKATTQHLDKISVLQAGISGSYFKAIELENKVNEQLRIFSIKSFSKEYNYLWEDKGRTDSSAATLTQQSSKSFEGLGKILNYYTRNHSNTWLWMLLIGLVFFFRVNKQFRRIKKADRSELLQPPYIKYLRALPVLGTLVVILNIASFFDLNAPSAYIDSLQSFLLFLLTILFWRNWERRMFVYWIAIFVLYLLTTATAAVVVPDVRVRIWMLVLNVLSVITGLFIYFRIYKNLSAGKLVRIVSMIFVVLNVLAALFNLYGRLSIAQVYSTAAIAGLLQIIGLTVFIQIVEEAFYLQMQASRIAGGITARFDFEKVRGGLHKILVVLVVVLWLMVFTTNLNIYNELYSNVSSMITAPRIIGNTSFTLGNILLFFVILLISNLFQKYIGYFFGETEDDLVGEVKEKSTRLLLLRLLVLVTGFLIAIAASGLPMDKITVVLGALGVGIGLGLQNIVNNLVSGVILIFERPLKIGDFVEVAGQKGRVKDIGIRSSRMITTEGAEVTVPNGDLLSSKLINWTLSNNHIRTELLFTIAPSTALPLAKKIILEEVSGSDAIIGKVAPELLVKSINDSSVALKLQVWIQNVHQEETFKSRMLQQIYQRLKDNEITMS; the protein is encoded by the coding sequence TTGGGAATCGCGGGTAACGCCCAACCCGGAAAAGACTCTGTCGCCGCAGCTGCGCCCGGCCCCGTGAAGCTAAGTGCCGACAGCCTGTTGATACGGATGGAGGAGCTCCACAACACGCTCAACCGCATTAATGATATCACCTCCCGGGGATTTGATACACGTGGTATGGAGGGAGAACTTCCTGAAATAAAATCCAATCTGCAAACCATTGAAGATAACCTGAGGCTGTACAATAAAGTTTTAAATATCCGCAACCTGCAAATGTTCCGTGTATTGCTGGCTGATATGCGGGAACATCTGGACGACTGGCGCTCCCGGTTGTTCGACTACAACAAGGAACTGATGAGGATGAATGCAGAGATGATGGCCTTTACCAAAGATTCCTTTGTAAAACAAATCAAAGCAGACACTACTTTCCGGAAGTTTTACCTGCCTGAGTTAAAAGAATTAAAAGGAAAATGGGTTGAGGCACAGAAAGCCACCACACAGCATCTGGATAAGATTTCCGTATTGCAGGCCGGTATTTCAGGCAGTTATTTTAAAGCGATAGAACTGGAGAATAAGGTCAATGAACAGTTACGGATTTTTAGTATCAAGTCTTTCAGTAAAGAGTATAATTACCTGTGGGAAGATAAAGGCCGTACTGATTCCTCTGCTGCTACGCTGACGCAGCAATCTTCCAAATCATTTGAGGGATTGGGAAAAATACTGAATTATTATACCCGTAACCATTCCAATACCTGGTTATGGATGTTGTTGATAGGACTGGTATTTTTCTTCCGGGTGAATAAACAATTCAGAAGAATAAAAAAGGCTGACAGAAGCGAATTGCTGCAGCCGCCCTATATAAAGTATCTGCGGGCGCTTCCTGTTTTAGGAACGTTGGTGGTCATTCTTAATATCGCCTCTTTCTTTGACCTGAATGCACCGTCGGCTTATATAGATTCGCTGCAGTCCTTTTTACTGTTTTTACTGACCATCTTGTTCTGGCGCAATTGGGAACGCCGGATGTTTGTTTACTGGATCGCCATTTTTGTACTATACCTGCTTACAACGGCAACCGCGGCAGTGGTTGTACCGGATGTGCGTGTCCGGATATGGATGCTGGTACTGAATGTTTTATCCGTAATAACCGGCTTGTTTATTTATTTCCGCATCTACAAAAATTTATCTGCCGGAAAGCTGGTTAGAATTGTGTCTATGATCTTCGTTGTTTTGAATGTACTGGCGGCACTGTTCAACCTGTATGGCCGTTTAAGTATAGCTCAGGTATATAGTACTGCTGCGATCGCCGGTTTATTGCAGATCATTGGCCTCACAGTGTTTATACAGATCGTGGAAGAAGCCTTTTACCTCCAGATGCAGGCCAGCCGGATAGCAGGTGGTATTACTGCCCGGTTTGACTTTGAAAAAGTGCGCGGAGGACTACACAAAATACTGGTGGTACTGGTTGTGGTATTATGGCTGATGGTGTTTACCACCAATCTGAATATCTACAATGAATTATATAGTAATGTCAGCAGCATGATTACTGCACCCAGAATTATTGGCAATACTTCTTTTACATTGGGTAATATTCTGCTGTTCTTTGTGATTCTGTTAATTTCCAATCTTTTCCAGAAGTATATCGGTTATTTTTTTGGAGAGACAGAGGATGACCTCGTGGGTGAAGTAAAAGAGAAAAGTACCCGGTTATTACTGTTACGACTGCTGGTACTGGTAACTGGTTTTCTGATTGCCATCGCGGCTTCCGGTTTACCGATGGACAAGATTACCGTGGTACTCGGTGCCCTGGGCGTAGGTATTGGTTTGGGGTTACAGAATATTGTAAACAACCTCGTGTCAGGTGTGATCCTCATCTTTGAACGCCCGCTGAAGATCGGCGACTTTGTAGAAGTAGCCGGGCAGAAAGGCCGGGTAAAAGATATTGGCATCCGGTCCAGCAGAATGATAACCACAGAAGGCGCAGAAGTCACTGTACCTAATGGCGATCTGTTATCTTCCAAACTGATTAACTGGACACTCAGCAATAACCATATACGAACAGAACTGCTATTCACCATTGCTCCTTCCACAGCATTGCCGCTGGCTAAAAAAATTATCCTGGAAGAAGTGTCCGGTTCGGATGCCATTATCGGCAAAGTAGCGCCTGAATTACTGGTGAAGAGTATTAATGATAGCAGCGTAGCGCTCAAGCTACAGGTATGGATTCAGAATGTACACCAGGAAGAAACATTCAAGAGCCGTATGTTACAACAGATCTATCAACGGTTAAAAGATAATGAGATCACGATGTCATAA
- a CDS encoding short chain dehydrogenase, with the protein MKILIIGANGTIGKKLTPQLAKQHEIITAGRNSGEVRVDISSEESIKEMFQQVKNIDACICIAASGPLDNFSTLTEKQLLEDFKGKLFGQMNLVLIGQEYLNNNGCFTLTSGVFADIPYKGVTGGAIISGGLHSFVLSASIELPRGLRINVVSPSMVEDSVADFGYLFPGLKAVSMKELVDAYEKTINENITGQILRVY; encoded by the coding sequence ATGAAAATATTAATTATTGGCGCTAATGGAACAATTGGTAAAAAACTCACACCACAATTAGCCAAACAACATGAGATAATAACGGCTGGAAGAAACAGCGGGGAAGTCAGGGTGGATATATCTTCCGAAGAATCCATTAAAGAAATGTTCCAACAAGTAAAGAATATTGATGCTTGTATTTGCATTGCGGCTTCCGGTCCTCTGGATAACTTTTCAACTCTTACGGAGAAACAGCTTTTAGAGGATTTTAAAGGGAAACTATTTGGTCAGATGAATTTAGTCCTAATCGGCCAGGAATATTTAAATAACAACGGTTGCTTTACTTTGACTTCTGGAGTATTTGCTGACATTCCGTATAAAGGAGTAACCGGTGGAGCTATCATAAGTGGTGGTTTACATAGTTTTGTATTGTCTGCATCAATAGAATTACCGAGAGGACTAAGGATCAATGTGGTAAGTCCAAGTATGGTTGAAGACTCCGTGGCAGATTTTGGATATTTATTTCCGGGACTAAAGGCCGTTTCAATGAAAGAATTAGTCGATGCTTACGAAAAAACAATAAACGAAAATATTACCGGGCAAATTCTTAGAGTCTATTAA
- the yiaA gene encoding inner membrane protein YiaA codes for MEQRNQQQPSAAFVGASWLALIVGLASFIIGLSNVEMALNEKGYYFTVLMFGLFAAVSVQKSVRDQLENIPVTNIYYGLSWFSTLLSIVLLTVGLWNASITKSEKGFYAISYTLSLFAVIAVQKNTRDARQKQNDSTRSE; via the coding sequence ATGGAACAAAGAAATCAGCAACAACCATCTGCCGCCTTCGTAGGTGCTTCCTGGCTAGCCTTAATTGTGGGCCTGGCATCTTTTATCATTGGTTTATCGAATGTAGAGATGGCCCTGAACGAAAAGGGATATTATTTCACGGTATTGATGTTTGGACTTTTTGCTGCGGTATCTGTACAAAAATCTGTACGAGATCAGTTGGAGAATATACCGGTTACGAATATTTACTATGGCTTGTCCTGGTTTTCCACATTGCTGTCGATCGTATTGTTAACAGTTGGTTTATGGAATGCCAGTATTACGAAGAGTGAAAAAGGGTTTTATGCCATTTCTTATACTTTAAGTCTGTTTGCCGTTATTGCTGTACAGAAGAATACACGTGATGCCCGCCAAAAGCAAAACGATTCAACCCGAAGTGAGTAG
- a CDS encoding sensor histidine kinase: protein MRFRSFALSYKQKGLLAEFVYLFVTGVLSPLAVGLQIFSQFSFTLSLVLLNIFQLPLIVLFYRVYLPYTIGKGKYLLALVLFPVYILVYELGSRLSSLVMIHLPFIPKVYRDNLLSAHPEDLSKGYFNQSLGYTCLVLLAASSLYVVKLLFKKQHNLSVVETEKLKLELNQLKIQIQPHFFFNTLNNIYSLSVQQSSGAPRMIEGLSSIMRYVIYECRHETVRLEQEVEFIRNYIYLENIRHASMNLIDFSIQGEINNINIEPLLFMPLIENTFKHALHQNMPEKWVKMVLSIDDNELIFQISNAKNLSATMTEDKYSGIGLVNVRKRLELLYPDRHELIIHDEPGIFTVTLVISIS from the coding sequence ATGCGTTTTCGATCCTTTGCACTCAGTTACAAACAGAAGGGACTGCTGGCTGAGTTTGTGTATTTATTTGTAACAGGCGTGTTAAGCCCTCTTGCAGTTGGTCTTCAAATATTCAGTCAGTTTTCATTCACATTGAGCCTTGTGCTGCTCAATATTTTTCAGTTACCCCTGATCGTTTTATTCTATCGTGTATATTTACCCTACACTATTGGAAAAGGCAAATACCTGTTAGCTTTAGTTTTATTTCCAGTATATATACTGGTATATGAATTAGGTTCCAGGTTGAGTAGTCTTGTGATGATTCATCTTCCATTCATACCGAAAGTATACCGTGATAATCTTTTAAGCGCACATCCTGAAGATCTGTCAAAAGGTTACTTCAACCAATCCCTGGGTTACACCTGTTTAGTATTGCTGGCTGCCTCTTCGTTATACGTAGTAAAGCTATTATTTAAAAAGCAGCACAACCTGAGTGTGGTGGAAACGGAAAAGTTAAAACTGGAGCTAAACCAATTAAAAATTCAGATACAACCCCACTTTTTTTTCAACACCTTAAACAACATCTATTCGTTAAGTGTACAACAATCGTCAGGTGCTCCCAGGATGATTGAAGGCTTGTCTTCGATTATGAGGTACGTGATTTATGAGTGCCGCCATGAAACCGTTAGATTGGAACAGGAAGTGGAATTTATTAGAAACTACATCTATTTGGAAAATATACGGCATGCCTCAATGAATCTGATTGATTTCAGTATCCAGGGAGAGATAAATAATATCAATATCGAACCTTTACTTTTTATGCCGTTAATTGAGAATACCTTTAAACATGCCCTTCATCAGAATATGCCTGAGAAATGGGTTAAAATGGTGTTATCAATTGATGACAATGAGCTTATTTTCCAAATCTCTAATGCAAAGAACTTATCCGCAACGATGACAGAAGACAAGTATAGCGGGATAGGTTTGGTAAATGTGAGAAAACGTTTAGAATTGCTTTATCCGGACAGACATGAATTGATTATTCATGATGAGCCAGGTATCTTTACCGTAACCTTAGTAATTAGCATTTCATGA
- a CDS encoding S41 family peptidase, which yields MKRNYATILIIILAMTTAFAQSKTQRHQLSELSRTWGLLKYYHPEIASGKHDWDSVLIVNIGNILSARDADRFRKAIDDILAVAGNDTTDYYSPNTDHSIRYRNYDISWINSARYLSNTQKKKLHYIATHPHRGKNFYAHPGDDMDSAVSTSNEKPYKDMLLPDVKYRLLGLFRFWNVINYYYPYKYAIGKPWDQVLLEMIPVMIKASDTLSYYRAIAQMAASINDSHGGLWPEVFKPIAGKYMPPFNFRLIEGKAVVTKIIDSTLVHDARFQVGATLTSINGVPISRLIKTYWDYVPASNAGGKLKSMHAFILNTHLEQALYCGINKDGKKIKTVLRQIERDFLKDYLDFFQMDSKITTKVLEGNIGYVFFSNLNHQNLDSAMKSVMNAKAIIFDMRNYPREGTGTYQVPGHFLSQPEIYARNTYPDFSLPGRFNYMISNEGTAFSQVGRHNQNPYSGKIILLVDSRTQSAAEWACMTLLTSKNVTIIGNQTAGADGNVTRTILPGGYKIAFSGLGIYFPDGTETQRKGIPIDIEVRYTVADAIENRDPLLAKAIEFANK from the coding sequence ATGAAAAGAAATTATGCTACCATCCTGATTATAATCCTGGCAATGACAACTGCTTTTGCACAATCTAAAACACAACGTCATCAGCTTAGTGAGCTGTCTAGGACATGGGGACTATTAAAATACTATCATCCTGAGATTGCGAGCGGCAAACATGATTGGGACAGCGTATTGATTGTCAATATAGGTAACATTCTATCCGCCAGGGATGCTGACCGTTTCCGTAAAGCAATTGATGACATCTTAGCGGTGGCTGGTAATGATACTACAGACTATTATTCGCCTAACACAGATCATTCAATAAGATACAGAAACTATGATATTTCCTGGATCAATAGTGCCAGATATTTGAGTAACACGCAGAAGAAAAAACTACATTATATAGCAACTCATCCCCACAGAGGAAAAAACTTCTATGCACATCCAGGAGATGACATGGACAGTGCAGTCTCCACCTCTAATGAAAAACCATACAAAGACATGTTGCTTCCTGATGTCAAATACCGCTTGCTGGGGCTTTTCAGATTCTGGAACGTGATCAATTATTACTATCCATACAAATATGCGATAGGCAAGCCCTGGGATCAAGTGCTGCTAGAGATGATTCCTGTGATGATAAAGGCCAGTGACACGCTATCCTATTATCGGGCCATCGCGCAAATGGCGGCCTCCATAAACGACTCACATGGAGGATTGTGGCCGGAGGTATTCAAACCTATCGCAGGTAAATATATGCCTCCTTTCAACTTCCGTTTGATTGAAGGGAAAGCAGTGGTAACAAAAATTATCGATAGTACGCTGGTACATGATGCCAGATTCCAGGTGGGCGCAACCCTGACATCTATTAACGGCGTTCCCATTTCCCGTTTGATCAAAACATATTGGGATTATGTACCCGCATCCAATGCTGGCGGCAAGCTTAAATCCATGCATGCTTTTATACTTAACACCCATTTAGAGCAGGCGCTATATTGCGGCATCAACAAAGATGGCAAGAAGATCAAAACGGTTTTGCGGCAAATAGAAAGGGATTTTTTGAAAGACTATCTCGATTTTTTTCAAATGGACAGCAAGATAACAACTAAGGTACTGGAAGGTAATATCGGTTATGTGTTTTTTAGTAATCTCAACCATCAAAACCTGGATAGCGCAATGAAATCTGTAATGAATGCCAAAGCAATTATCTTCGATATGCGAAACTACCCCAGAGAGGGAACAGGAACGTACCAGGTTCCAGGACATTTCCTTTCCCAGCCTGAGATATACGCCAGAAACACGTATCCTGATTTCAGTTTGCCTGGCAGATTCAATTACATGATATCGAATGAGGGAACAGCTTTTTCCCAGGTTGGAAGGCATAACCAAAATCCTTACAGCGGAAAAATCATTTTACTGGTTGACAGCCGTACGCAAAGCGCAGCAGAATGGGCTTGTATGACTTTGCTGACATCCAAAAATGTAACGATAATTGGAAACCAGACGGCTGGAGCAGACGGAAATGTAACCCGAACGATTCTTCCAGGCGGATACAAAATAGCTTTTTCAGGTTTAGGGATTTATTTTCCTGATGGTACTGAGACCCAGCGAAAAGGCATCCCAATTGATATTGAAGTAAGGTATACTGTTGCTGATGCCATCGAAAATCGTGATCCGCTATTAGCCAAAGCAATTGAATTTGCAAATAAATAG
- a CDS encoding Crp/Fnr family transcriptional regulator produces the protein MERLLAQLTQIHHIGDKALDDLRACIKQTILPKNEMLITEGRVCRHLYFVEAGSLRGFYHQDGKEITHWFSFENDFVTSFHSFITGQPAVENIQPMNGTILWAISKESLTSLMDKHHELERLVRLAYERYYIRLEERFVNAHFKTAAERYEQLLEQSPHIVEKVPLGYIASYLGISQETLSRVRSRF, from the coding sequence ATGGAACGTCTACTAGCGCAACTAACACAAATCCATCATATAGGAGACAAAGCACTTGATGATCTACGAGCATGTATTAAACAAACGATATTACCCAAGAATGAAATGCTGATTACAGAAGGAAGGGTGTGCAGACATCTTTACTTTGTGGAAGCCGGTAGTTTACGTGGCTTTTATCATCAGGATGGAAAGGAAATAACACACTGGTTTAGTTTTGAAAATGACTTTGTCACTTCTTTTCATAGTTTCATAACCGGGCAACCAGCGGTAGAGAATATACAGCCCATGAACGGAACTATCCTGTGGGCTATTTCCAAGGAATCGCTCACCAGTCTGATGGACAAACACCATGAGCTGGAGCGCCTGGTACGTTTGGCGTATGAGCGGTATTATATACGGCTGGAAGAACGTTTTGTAAACGCCCATTTCAAAACGGCAGCAGAACGTTACGAGCAGTTACTGGAGCAGTCTCCGCATATCGTTGAGAAGGTGCCGCTGGGATATATAGCCTCTTATCTGGGGATTTCACAGGAAACACTTAGCCGTGTCCGTAGCCGGTTTTAA
- a CDS encoding dihydrofolate reductase family protein, protein MSKIIFNSGISLDGFFAGDSRSPSNPMGDNGQAIHNWMFKQKAFWKHINKEGGEEYGADSKLIDDVFARTGSYIMGKRMFEEGEVHWAEDLYKADVYVLTHEKREPWVQKGTTTFYFINDGIQSALEKARQSAKGKDIRIQGGADTIQQFLNAGLVDEFFIHIAPLFLGSGIRLFDGIDKDKYDIQIMEVIPSELTTHLRYKLTKK, encoded by the coding sequence ATGAGCAAAATTATCTTTAACAGCGGAATATCACTTGATGGCTTTTTCGCAGGTGATAGCAGGAGTCCAAGCAACCCAATGGGCGACAATGGACAAGCAATTCATAACTGGATGTTTAAACAAAAAGCATTTTGGAAACACATCAATAAGGAGGGTGGTGAAGAATATGGTGCAGACAGTAAATTGATTGATGATGTGTTTGCAAGAACCGGGTCTTACATTATGGGAAAACGGATGTTTGAAGAAGGTGAAGTCCATTGGGCAGAAGATTTATACAAAGCAGATGTTTATGTGCTGACACACGAAAAACGGGAACCCTGGGTTCAAAAAGGAACAACAACTTTTTATTTCATCAATGACGGAATACAAAGTGCATTGGAAAAAGCAAGACAATCAGCCAAAGGAAAAGACATAAGAATACAAGGTGGTGCGGATACTATTCAACAATTTCTTAATGCAGGGCTTGTGGACGAATTTTTTATTCATATTGCCCCGCTTTTTTTAGGAAGTGGTATCCGACTGTTTGATGGGATTGATAAAGATAAATATGATATTCAAATTATGGAAGTAATACCATCGGAATTGACCACACACCTGAGGTATAAATTGACGAAGAAATAA
- a CDS encoding MBL fold metallo-hydrolase has product MKSLKIHLFILGILLAGSATAQHKKTFQWIGGPTYVLQLGNFKILTDPMFSPKGDSAFMIKKHPSTGMANAYIQRYIAPAAFDTANIDILLVSHPHADHFDQQARNALNKQLNVVVPGANTSTLQGWGFTHLRGLNWGDTTEFKKGNETLRIIAVEAMHAKDDPLKTELGKGNGYIIEYTVNHRVYRIYWTGDTVWFDDMQQYTRYGKINLFIPDMGAVGSDGHIGRRGLNSQDCLKIIETLHPDLIAPVHHSTFSMYIEPIAKLQQTLDTTSYRKKLRIVPAGGVVVL; this is encoded by the coding sequence ATGAAATCCTTAAAAATTCACCTGTTTATCCTTGGCATCCTACTCGCAGGATCAGCTACAGCCCAGCACAAAAAAACATTTCAATGGATAGGTGGACCTACCTACGTATTACAGCTGGGGAACTTTAAAATATTGACAGATCCGATGTTTAGCCCGAAGGGTGATTCGGCATTTATGATTAAAAAGCATCCTTCCACCGGAATGGCTAATGCATATATTCAGCGTTATATTGCACCGGCGGCATTTGATACGGCCAATATAGACATCCTGCTGGTAAGCCATCCACACGCGGATCACTTTGACCAGCAAGCCAGGAATGCCCTCAATAAACAACTGAACGTGGTCGTTCCCGGTGCCAATACATCCACTTTACAAGGTTGGGGCTTTACACATCTCAGAGGACTCAACTGGGGGGATACTACAGAATTTAAAAAAGGGAATGAAACCTTGCGCATCATAGCCGTAGAAGCGATGCATGCCAAAGATGATCCATTAAAAACAGAGTTGGGAAAAGGAAATGGTTACATCATTGAATACACTGTAAACCACAGGGTATATCGGATATATTGGACAGGAGATACAGTTTGGTTTGATGATATGCAGCAATATACCCGTTATGGAAAAATCAACCTGTTTATCCCGGATATGGGTGCTGTGGGCTCTGATGGCCACATCGGACGTCGTGGATTAAATTCACAGGATTGTTTGAAAATAATAGAAACACTGCATCCTGATCTGATTGCACCAGTACATCATTCTACTTTTTCCATGTACATAGAGCCTATTGCTAAGCTGCAGCAGACATTGGATACTACATCATATAGAAAGAAGTTAAGGATCGTTCCTGCCGGAGGAGTAGTGGTATTGTAA